One stretch of Microvirga lotononidis DNA includes these proteins:
- a CDS encoding Hsp70 family protein, which produces MPLSPDFSIGIDFGTSNTVVAIADPQGNVEALTFEHGGERLKVYVTALCFWDERHGNGLRTEVEGGPWAIEQFLEGLHAHRFIQSFKTFAASATFKETRIFRERYAFEDLLSAFLRTLAHHGGSRLDWGAGNVVIGRPVQFAGYNPDDDLAMQRYRTAFGRLGAEQAHYVYEPVGAAFFYARQLDHDATVLVADFGGGTSDFSVMRFSKAGGVLRAEPLGHAGIGLAGDAFDYRIVDKVVSPRLGKGGLYRSMDKILSIPNHYYANFARWNQLAMMKGSGDLKELRELARVALEPKPLEKFIDIIEYDLGFALYRAVSSAKVALSNHEETDFRFQGEGVDIQAKISRADFESWIAEDVDRIAQTVDEALAKAGVKPAEIERVFLTGGTSFVPAIRRLFVDRFGETRLTSADQFESIAYGLALIGQSEAPERWAVTN; this is translated from the coding sequence ATGCCCCTGTCCCCTGATTTTTCCATCGGCATCGATTTCGGCACCAGCAACACGGTCGTGGCCATCGCGGATCCGCAGGGGAATGTGGAGGCGCTGACCTTCGAGCATGGGGGAGAGCGCCTGAAGGTCTATGTCACGGCGCTCTGCTTCTGGGACGAGCGGCACGGCAACGGCCTGCGCACGGAAGTCGAGGGCGGGCCCTGGGCGATCGAGCAGTTCCTCGAAGGACTCCATGCCCACCGTTTCATCCAGTCCTTCAAGACTTTCGCCGCCAGCGCCACCTTCAAGGAGACCCGCATCTTCCGGGAGCGCTACGCCTTCGAGGACCTGTTGAGCGCGTTCCTGCGCACGCTTGCGCATCACGGCGGCTCCCGGCTGGATTGGGGTGCCGGAAATGTCGTCATCGGCCGACCGGTCCAGTTCGCGGGCTACAATCCCGACGACGATCTCGCCATGCAGCGCTACCGGACTGCTTTCGGCCGGCTCGGGGCCGAGCAGGCCCACTATGTCTATGAGCCGGTCGGCGCCGCGTTCTTCTATGCGCGCCAGCTCGACCACGACGCCACCGTGCTCGTGGCGGATTTCGGCGGCGGCACCAGCGACTTTTCGGTCATGCGGTTCTCGAAGGCCGGCGGCGTGCTGCGCGCCGAGCCCCTGGGGCATGCGGGTATCGGTCTTGCGGGCGATGCCTTCGATTACCGGATCGTCGACAAGGTCGTGTCGCCGCGCCTCGGCAAGGGCGGGCTGTATCGCTCCATGGACAAGATCCTGTCGATCCCCAATCACTACTACGCCAATTTCGCCCGCTGGAACCAGCTCGCCATGATGAAGGGCAGCGGCGATTTGAAGGAGCTGCGGGAGCTCGCCCGGGTCGCCCTGGAGCCCAAACCCTTGGAGAAGTTCATCGATATCATCGAATACGACCTAGGGTTTGCCCTCTATCGGGCCGTGTCTTCGGCCAAGGTGGCGCTCTCCAACCATGAGGAGACGGATTTCCGCTTCCAGGGCGAGGGTGTCGATATTCAGGCGAAGATCTCCCGTGCCGATTTCGAGTCCTGGATCGCGGAGGACGTCGACCGGATCGCCCAGACGGTCGACGAGGCGCTGGCCAAAGCCGGTGTGAAGCCCGCGGAGATCGAGCGGGTGTTCCTCACCGGCGGCACGTCCTTCGTTCCGGCCATCCGCCGCCTGTTCGTCGACCGGTTCGGCGAGACCAGGCTGACCTCCGCGGACCAGTTCGAATCCATCGCCTATGGGTTGGCCCTGATCGGCCAATCCGAGGCGCCGGAGCGCTGGGCTGTCACGAATTAG
- the ppc gene encoding phosphoenolpyruvate carboxylase, protein MSLINPDVTPEKDFPLRDDIRLLGRILGDTIREQEGEAAFEIVERIRQTSIRFHRDEDEIARRELETILNSLSRGRTNQIIRAYSYFSHLANLAEDQHHVRRSRAHAMAGAHAMEAAAPREGTLARALKLIQEAGISHNALQAFFGSALVCPVLTAHPTEVRRKSTIDREMEISQILAQRDRQQMTPDEEAACQDGLRRAILTLWQTSILRRNRLKVIDEVNNGLSYYDYTFFKEVPRVYAALEDQLAAMDPVWDNTELPSFLRMGSWIGGDRDGNPFVTADALRQALLLQSKHALSFYLEELHCLGAELSLDGRYVNVSDEVQELAKASPDPSPHRQDEPYRRAITGIYARLAATAARLGHGDVARHAVGEAPAYDSVEEFEGDLSILHRSLRSNGSGSLSRGRLRKLRRALDVFGFHLASLDMRQNSDVHQRVVAELFEKAVPGTDYEGLSEDKRVALLLEELATPRLLTSPYLEYSTETTSELAIVREAAEAHRRYGRAAVPNYVISKASDPSDILEVALLLKEAGLLRPRGGEMDVNIIPLFETIADLRHCSGVMDALFALPDYMRLLRSRGQAQEVMLGYSDSNKDGGFLTSGWELYKAEIELIEVFKRHGVALRLFHGRGGSVGRGGGPSYQAILAQPGGAVQGAIRITEQGEVIAGKYSNPDLGRRNLEILAAATLEASLLHSGQSAPRAEYLNAMEELSDSAFRAYRALVYETEGFERYFWESTVIGEIANLNIGSRPASRANSRRIEDLRAIPWVFGWAQCRLMLPGWYGFGSAVNEWLEKRPETGLALLQAMYREWPFFQALLSNMDMVLAKSNIAIASRYSNLVADDSLREAIFPRLRREWEDSIRQLLAIMQQQSLLDGNPLLARSIRNRFPYLDPLNHLQIELLKRHRSGDADEQVVQGIHLSINGIAAGLRNSG, encoded by the coding sequence ATGTCCCTGATCAACCCTGACGTCACGCCCGAGAAGGACTTTCCCCTTCGTGACGATATCCGGCTTCTGGGGCGCATCCTCGGCGATACGATCCGTGAACAGGAGGGCGAGGCGGCTTTCGAGATCGTGGAGCGGATCCGCCAGACCTCGATCCGCTTCCACCGCGATGAGGACGAAATCGCCCGCCGGGAGCTCGAGACGATCCTGAACAGCCTCTCGCGGGGGCGCACCAACCAGATCATCCGGGCCTACAGCTATTTCTCACATCTGGCGAACCTCGCCGAGGACCAGCACCATGTCCGCCGCTCCCGCGCCCATGCCATGGCGGGCGCTCACGCCATGGAGGCCGCTGCACCACGCGAGGGAACATTGGCGCGGGCCCTCAAGCTCATTCAGGAGGCAGGCATCAGCCACAACGCGCTGCAGGCCTTCTTCGGCTCCGCTCTCGTCTGTCCGGTCCTGACGGCGCATCCGACGGAGGTGCGCCGCAAGAGCACCATCGACCGGGAGATGGAGATCTCCCAGATCCTGGCCCAGCGCGACCGGCAGCAGATGACCCCGGACGAGGAGGCGGCCTGCCAGGACGGCCTTCGCCGCGCGATCCTCACCCTCTGGCAGACGAGCATCCTGCGCCGGAACAGGCTGAAAGTGATCGACGAGGTCAATAACGGCCTCTCGTATTACGACTATACCTTCTTCAAGGAGGTGCCTCGCGTCTATGCCGCGCTCGAGGATCAGCTCGCGGCCATGGACCCTGTCTGGGACAATACCGAGCTCCCCTCCTTCCTGCGGATGGGAAGCTGGATCGGCGGCGACCGAGACGGCAACCCCTTCGTGACGGCCGATGCTCTGCGTCAGGCGCTGCTGCTGCAGAGCAAGCACGCGCTCAGTTTCTATCTCGAAGAACTCCATTGCCTGGGCGCCGAGCTGTCGCTCGATGGGCGCTATGTGAACGTCTCCGACGAGGTCCAGGAACTCGCCAAGGCGTCGCCCGATCCTTCGCCTCATCGCCAGGACGAGCCCTATCGCCGGGCGATCACGGGCATCTACGCGCGCCTTGCGGCAACTGCAGCGCGACTGGGGCACGGCGACGTGGCGCGTCATGCGGTCGGTGAGGCACCGGCCTATGACAGCGTCGAGGAATTCGAAGGCGATCTGTCCATCCTGCACCGCTCCCTGCGATCGAACGGATCGGGCTCTCTGTCGCGGGGCCGCCTGCGCAAACTGCGACGCGCCCTCGACGTGTTCGGCTTCCATCTGGCAAGTCTCGACATGCGGCAGAACTCGGACGTTCATCAGCGCGTGGTCGCCGAGCTTTTCGAGAAGGCGGTTCCCGGTACCGATTATGAAGGCTTGTCGGAAGACAAGCGTGTCGCGCTGCTTCTGGAAGAGCTCGCGACACCACGCCTCCTGACATCGCCCTATCTCGAATACTCGACGGAAACCACATCCGAGCTCGCCATCGTCCGAGAGGCCGCCGAAGCGCACCGGCGCTACGGCCGCGCGGCCGTGCCGAACTACGTCATCTCCAAGGCGAGCGATCCGTCGGACATTCTGGAAGTCGCTCTTCTTTTGAAGGAAGCGGGTCTGCTGCGTCCGCGTGGCGGCGAGATGGACGTGAACATCATTCCGCTCTTCGAGACCATCGCGGATCTGCGCCATTGCAGCGGCGTGATGGATGCGCTCTTCGCTTTGCCCGATTACATGCGCCTGTTGCGCAGCCGCGGTCAGGCGCAGGAGGTGATGCTCGGATATTCCGACAGCAACAAGGACGGCGGCTTCCTCACGTCGGGCTGGGAACTCTACAAGGCGGAGATCGAGCTGATCGAGGTGTTCAAGCGTCATGGCGTGGCCCTCCGCCTCTTCCATGGACGCGGGGGATCGGTGGGCCGTGGCGGCGGGCCTAGCTATCAGGCGATCCTCGCGCAGCCCGGAGGGGCCGTGCAGGGTGCCATCCGCATCACGGAACAGGGCGAGGTGATCGCGGGCAAGTACTCCAATCCCGATCTGGGACGGCGCAATCTCGAGATCCTGGCCGCCGCGACCCTCGAGGCCTCGCTGCTGCATTCCGGCCAGTCTGCACCACGCGCGGAATATCTCAATGCCATGGAGGAGCTGTCGGACAGCGCCTTCAGGGCCTATCGAGCGCTCGTCTACGAGACCGAAGGCTTCGAGCGCTATTTCTGGGAATCGACGGTAATCGGCGAGATCGCCAACCTGAACATCGGCAGCCGGCCCGCTTCACGCGCCAATTCGCGGCGCATCGAGGACCTGCGCGCCATCCCCTGGGTGTTCGGCTGGGCTCAGTGCCGTCTCATGCTGCCGGGCTGGTACGGCTTCGGCTCCGCCGTCAACGAGTGGCTTGAAAAGCGGCCCGAGACCGGCCTGGCGCTGCTGCAGGCAATGTACCGCGAATGGCCCTTCTTCCAGGCCCTGCTCTCGAACATGGACATGGTGCTGGCGAAGAGCAACATCGCCATCGCCTCACGTTATTCCAACCTTGTTGCGGATGACAGCTTGCGCGAGGCCATCTTCCCGCGCCTGCGCCGCGAATGGGAGGATTCGATCAGGCAGCTGCTCGCCATCATGCAGCAGCAATCCCTGCTCGACGGCAATCCGCTTCTGGCCCGCTCGATCCGCAATCGCTTCCCCTATCTCGACCCGCTGAACCACCTGCAGATCGAGTTGCTGAAGCGTCACCGTTCCGGCGATGCCGACGAGCAGGTCGTGCAGGGAATCCACCTGTCCATCAACGGCATCGCGGCGGGCCTGCGCAACAGCGGCTAG
- a CDS encoding dihydrodipicolinate synthase family protein produces the protein MEEALLTSSAAGVYVICPTPFESDGRVDVASTDRMVEAYLKAGATGLTILGIMGEAPKLAADEALAFARQVIATVAGRVPVIVGVSAAGFAAMSGLSSKVMDAGAAGVMIAPPSTLKTDDQIVSYYADAVEAIGTDVPWVIQDYPLTTNVVMTPKVIMRIIEQSPSCVMLKHEDWPGLDKITTLRRASDAGQVRRVSILCGNGGMFLPFEMERGADGAMTGYAYPEMLVGVVDLINQGKRKEAHDLFDRHLPLVRYETQPGVGLAVRKYVLKRRGIIASDTLRKPGPKLSPETIAEIEWLMERIERP, from the coding sequence ATGGAGGAAGCCTTGCTCACGAGTTCTGCCGCCGGCGTCTACGTCATCTGTCCCACGCCCTTCGAGAGCGACGGGCGCGTGGACGTCGCCTCGACCGACCGGATGGTCGAGGCCTATCTGAAAGCCGGCGCTACAGGACTGACGATCCTCGGCATCATGGGCGAAGCGCCCAAGCTGGCGGCCGACGAGGCTCTTGCCTTCGCCCGGCAGGTCATCGCCACGGTGGCCGGACGCGTTCCCGTCATCGTCGGCGTTTCGGCGGCAGGCTTCGCCGCCATGTCGGGCCTCTCCTCCAAAGTGATGGATGCGGGGGCTGCCGGCGTCATGATCGCCCCGCCCTCGACGCTCAAGACCGACGACCAGATCGTCTCCTATTATGCCGATGCGGTGGAAGCGATCGGCACGGACGTGCCGTGGGTGATCCAGGATTACCCGCTCACCACCAACGTGGTCATGACGCCCAAGGTGATCATGCGGATCATCGAGCAGAGCCCCTCCTGCGTGATGCTCAAGCACGAGGATTGGCCGGGACTCGACAAGATCACGACGCTGCGCCGCGCGAGCGATGCCGGTCAGGTGCGCCGCGTGTCCATTCTCTGCGGCAACGGCGGCATGTTCCTTCCCTTCGAGATGGAACGCGGCGCCGACGGCGCCATGACGGGTTATGCCTATCCTGAAATGCTGGTCGGCGTGGTCGATCTCATCAACCAAGGCAAGCGGAAGGAGGCACACGATCTCTTCGACCGCCATCTGCCTCTGGTGCGCTACGAGACGCAGCCCGGCGTGGGGCTTGCCGTGCGCAAGTACGTGCTGAAGCGGCGCGGCATCATCGCGTCCGACACGCTGCGCAAGCCCGGGCCGAAGCTGAGCCCGGAAACCATTGCCGAGATCGAATGGCTGATGGAGCGCATCGAGCGCCCGTAA
- a CDS encoding SDR family oxidoreductase — translation METGLNGKRALVLGASKGLGFGIAQGLAEEGARVAIASRTLEGSKAAADKIGRDVLPFICDTGKVDQVDALVKDVTAALGGVDILVLNSGGPPPGKAQGVSSDQWRQSFEAMFVNLVRIADQLLPGMIERKFGRIISVISSGVIQPIPNLAISNAIRPALVGWGKTLASEVASAGVTVNAIAPGRIATDRLKQLDAANAERTGRSVEDVAAAARAGIPAGRYGEIEEFAAAAVFLASEKASFMTGSILRVDGGQISSTT, via the coding sequence ATGGAAACAGGATTGAACGGAAAGCGCGCACTCGTTCTCGGCGCGAGCAAGGGGCTGGGCTTCGGCATCGCCCAAGGCCTTGCGGAGGAGGGCGCGCGCGTCGCCATCGCCAGCCGCACGTTGGAGGGCTCGAAGGCTGCCGCCGACAAGATCGGCAGGGATGTCCTTCCCTTCATCTGCGATACCGGCAAGGTCGATCAGGTCGACGCGCTGGTGAAGGATGTGACGGCCGCTCTCGGTGGCGTGGACATTCTCGTGCTCAACAGCGGCGGCCCGCCGCCCGGCAAGGCCCAGGGTGTGTCGTCCGACCAGTGGCGCCAGTCCTTCGAGGCCATGTTCGTCAATCTCGTGCGGATCGCCGACCAGCTTCTTCCCGGCATGATCGAGCGCAAGTTCGGCCGCATCATTTCCGTGATCTCCTCCGGGGTGATCCAGCCGATCCCGAACCTCGCCATCTCGAATGCCATCCGGCCGGCACTGGTGGGGTGGGGCAAGACGCTGGCGAGCGAAGTGGCCTCCGCGGGCGTGACCGTGAACGCCATCGCGCCGGGCCGCATCGCCACCGATCGCCTGAAGCAGCTCGATGCCGCCAATGCGGAGCGCACCGGCCGATCCGTCGAGGACGTGGCTGCTGCGGCGCGCGCCGGCATCCCGGCGGGCCGCTACGGCGAGATCGAGGAGTTCGCGGCCGCGGCTGTCTTCCTCGCAAGCGAGAAGGCCTCGTTCATGACGGGCTCGATCCTGCGCGTCGACGGCGGGCAGATCTCGTCCACGACCTGA
- the chrA gene encoding chromate efflux transporter, whose translation MTDTEQNSGARIAHVSPSHGVSLGEAFRVWLRVAALSFGGPAGQIAVMHRILVEEKRWISENRFLHALNYCMLLPGPEAQQLATYVGWLMHRTLGGLMAGGLFILPGVVAIMGLSWIYALYGKIGIVAALFFGLKAAVLAIVLEAVLRIGRRALKNRLLIGIAAAAFVAIFFLGAPFPLIVFAAGLIGFFGGRAGLPQFQPGGNGNGSGSHGDLLGEDLPAHAAPNARRSLHVAAIWLTLWLVPVLMLLLFLGRADVFSQIAVFFSKMAMVTFGGAYAVLAYVAQQAVDTYGWLRPGEMLDGLGMAETTPGPLIMVLQFVGFMAAFRNAGSLDPLLAGTLGGLLTTWVTFAPCFLWIFLGAPYIEVMRGNRALSGALSAITAAVVGVILNLAIWFGIHTIFGTVQSVTWGPLRFDAPVWDSVNLWALLLSGAAVLAMFRFHVGMLPTLAATSAAGIALYGAGIIT comes from the coding sequence GTGACGGATACAGAACAGAACTCGGGCGCGCGCATCGCTCACGTTTCACCGAGCCATGGCGTCTCGCTGGGCGAGGCCTTTCGCGTCTGGCTGCGGGTCGCGGCCTTGAGCTTCGGCGGCCCCGCCGGGCAGATCGCGGTGATGCATCGGATCCTGGTCGAGGAAAAGCGCTGGATCTCCGAGAACCGCTTTCTCCATGCCCTCAATTACTGCATGCTGCTGCCGGGGCCTGAGGCGCAGCAGCTCGCTACCTATGTGGGCTGGCTCATGCACCGCACCCTCGGCGGCCTCATGGCGGGCGGATTGTTCATCCTGCCCGGCGTCGTGGCCATCATGGGATTGAGCTGGATCTATGCTCTCTACGGCAAGATCGGCATCGTCGCGGCGCTCTTCTTCGGCCTGAAGGCCGCCGTGCTCGCCATCGTGCTCGAAGCGGTGCTGAGGATCGGCAGGCGGGCCCTCAAGAACCGCCTCCTGATCGGCATCGCCGCGGCGGCCTTCGTGGCGATCTTCTTCCTCGGCGCGCCCTTCCCGCTCATCGTGTTCGCAGCCGGCCTGATCGGCTTCTTCGGCGGTCGAGCGGGTCTTCCGCAGTTCCAGCCGGGCGGCAACGGCAACGGCTCAGGGAGCCATGGAGACCTCCTGGGCGAGGATCTTCCTGCCCATGCCGCGCCGAACGCGAGACGAAGCCTGCATGTGGCGGCGATCTGGCTGACGCTCTGGCTCGTGCCGGTCCTGATGCTCTTGCTCTTCCTCGGCAGAGCCGACGTCTTCAGCCAGATCGCGGTCTTCTTCTCCAAGATGGCGATGGTCACCTTCGGCGGCGCCTATGCCGTTCTGGCCTATGTGGCGCAGCAGGCGGTGGACACCTATGGCTGGCTGCGGCCCGGCGAGATGCTCGATGGTCTCGGCATGGCCGAGACGACGCCCGGGCCGTTGATCATGGTGCTGCAATTCGTGGGCTTCATGGCGGCCTTCCGGAACGCCGGCTCGCTCGATCCGCTGCTGGCCGGCACCCTGGGCGGCCTTCTCACCACATGGGTGACCTTCGCGCCGTGCTTTCTCTGGATCTTCCTCGGCGCTCCCTACATCGAGGTCATGCGCGGCAACCGGGCTCTGAGCGGAGCCCTCTCGGCCATCACGGCCGCCGTGGTCGGCGTGATCCTGAATCTGGCGATCTGGTTCGGCATCCATACGATCTTCGGCACCGTCCAAAGCGTGACGTGGGGACCGCTCCGTTTCGATGCCCCGGTATGGGACAGCGTCAACCTCTGGGCGCTGCTGCTCTCGGGCGCTGCCGTCCTCGCCATGTTCCGCTTCCATGTCGGCATGCTGCCGACGCTTGCCGCGACATCGGCGGCGGGAATAGCTCTCTATGGGGCGGGAATCATCACTTGA
- a CDS encoding chromate resistance protein ChrB domain-containing protein, which yields MSSFNTISPEKLARLIGTPKCPLLIDVRTDEDFDDDPRLVPGSRRRSFETVADWPPEPDGQSAVVICQKGLKLSHGAAAWLRHAGLSADSLEGGTQAWAEAGLPMVPASRIPPRDREGRTIWVTRSRPKIDRIACPWLIRRFVDRNAIFLFVPTSEVQGVAERFSATPFDIEGDGVFWSHRGELCTFDVMVEEFGLSTEPLKRLATIVRGADTARLDLAPEAPGLLAASLGLSRMYTDDLTQLEAGLLLYDAFYRWCRDATDETHNWPSKKPGA from the coding sequence ATGTCGTCATTCAACACCATCTCTCCTGAAAAACTCGCGCGCCTTATCGGCACGCCGAAATGCCCTCTCCTCATCGATGTGCGCACCGATGAGGACTTCGACGACGACCCTCGTCTAGTACCCGGCTCCAGGCGCCGATCATTCGAAACCGTCGCCGATTGGCCTCCTGAGCCAGATGGTCAGTCTGCCGTCGTGATCTGTCAGAAAGGCCTGAAGCTCAGCCATGGGGCGGCCGCTTGGCTGCGCCATGCGGGATTGTCGGCCGATTCCCTGGAAGGTGGAACACAGGCCTGGGCAGAGGCCGGTTTGCCCATGGTACCGGCCAGCCGGATCCCCCCTCGTGATCGTGAAGGACGGACAATCTGGGTCACCCGTTCCCGGCCCAAGATCGACCGGATCGCCTGTCCCTGGCTGATCCGCCGCTTCGTCGACCGCAATGCCATCTTCCTGTTCGTCCCCACGTCGGAAGTTCAGGGAGTAGCGGAGCGCTTTTCAGCCACGCCTTTCGACATCGAAGGCGACGGTGTTTTCTGGAGCCACCGTGGCGAGTTGTGCACCTTCGACGTCATGGTCGAGGAGTTCGGCCTTTCGACCGAGCCTCTGAAGCGGCTCGCCACCATCGTAAGAGGAGCCGACACGGCGCGGCTCGACCTCGCGCCAGAAGCTCCCGGCCTGCTCGCTGCTTCGTTGGGGTTGTCCCGGATGTATACGGATGATCTCACGCAGCTCGAAGCCGGGCTCCTGCTCTACGATGCCTTCTATCGGTGGTGCCGAGATGCGACCGACGAGACACACAACTGGCCCTCGAAGAAGCCGGGAGCCTGA
- a CDS encoding LOG family protein — protein sequence MNDAKPSNAANIASPSYRLAAMDQDFLLGDSMRGVRFMLEYAKAEENLRIWGVRSTIVVFGSARVRENGPGKHPFWYSEARAFGALASQRGGALTDNGGKRDNVIATGGGPGIMEAANRGAFDAGAPSIGFNITLPHEQEPNAYSTPDLTFRFHYFAMRKMHLAMRANALVVFPGGFGTLDELFELLTLRQTGKAPPLPIVLFDHDYWQSVIKFDALLAHGMVSEQDRKLVNFAETAEDVWKTLIDNGLVVQTLERKPDEEF from the coding sequence ATGAACGACGCCAAGCCTTCGAACGCCGCCAACATCGCCTCGCCGTCCTATCGGCTGGCGGCGATGGATCAGGATTTTCTCCTGGGCGATTCCATGCGAGGCGTCCGGTTCATGCTGGAATACGCCAAGGCCGAGGAAAACCTGCGGATCTGGGGCGTGCGCTCCACCATCGTGGTTTTCGGCAGCGCACGCGTGCGGGAGAACGGTCCTGGAAAGCATCCTTTCTGGTACAGTGAAGCGCGCGCCTTCGGAGCCCTTGCATCGCAGCGCGGCGGCGCGCTGACCGACAATGGCGGCAAGCGGGACAACGTGATCGCCACCGGCGGTGGCCCCGGCATCATGGAGGCCGCGAACAGAGGAGCCTTCGACGCCGGCGCCCCATCCATCGGCTTCAACATCACCTTGCCGCACGAGCAGGAGCCCAATGCCTATTCGACCCCGGATCTGACGTTCCGCTTCCACTACTTCGCCATGCGCAAGATGCACCTGGCGATGCGGGCCAATGCCCTGGTGGTGTTCCCCGGCGGCTTCGGCACCCTCGATGAATTGTTCGAGCTCCTGACCCTGCGCCAGACCGGCAAGGCGCCTCCCCTGCCGATCGTCCTGTTCGACCACGATTACTGGCAATCCGTCATCAAGTTCGATGCGCTGCTCGCACACGGCATGGTGAGCGAGCAGGATCGCAAGCTCGTGAACTTCGCCGAGACTGCGGAGGATGTGTGGAAGACCCTCATCGACAACGGCCTCGTCGTGCAGACGCTGGAACGGAAGCCCGATGAGGAATTCTGA
- a CDS encoding fumarylacetoacetate hydrolase family protein encodes MDHLSSTNIARILPTDGFQGALVGRVWRPGIGPSVVAVREDGLFDISATCATVSGLAALDDPAGVLKAAKGEPVGSLEDIAGNTSPDRRDPAKPWLLAPIDLQVVKAAGVTFAVSMLERVIEERARGDASAAAAIRTEVLRLVGDDLSRLKPGSPEAMALKEVLVAQGAWSQYLEVGIGPDAEVFTKAPTLSSVGTFMDAGLHPKSTWNNPEPEVVIIVTAEGRIVGATLGNDVNLRDFEGRSALLLSKAKDNNASCSVGPFIRFFDETFSLDDVRRTNVTLTVEGEDGFKLEGSSSITKISRDPEDLVAQTVGPHHQYPDGFALFLGTMFAPTQDRDDAGMGFTHKRGDIVTIAAPKLGALVNRMKPSSECEPWTFGIGALMSNLAQRGLINTRQAG; translated from the coding sequence ATGGACCATCTGTCTTCGACGAACATAGCCCGAATTCTGCCGACGGATGGATTCCAAGGCGCCCTTGTCGGACGTGTCTGGCGCCCCGGCATCGGGCCCTCGGTCGTGGCGGTGCGGGAAGACGGCCTCTTCGATATCTCCGCCACCTGCGCCACCGTCAGCGGCTTGGCCGCTCTGGACGATCCGGCGGGCGTCCTGAAGGCCGCCAAGGGCGAGCCGGTCGGATCCCTCGAGGACATTGCCGGCAACACGTCCCCCGATCGTCGGGATCCGGCGAAGCCCTGGCTGCTCGCTCCCATCGACCTCCAGGTCGTCAAGGCGGCCGGCGTCACCTTCGCGGTCTCGATGCTGGAGCGCGTCATCGAGGAGCGGGCCCGAGGCGATGCCAGCGCGGCTGCCGCCATCCGGACCGAGGTTCTGCGCCTCGTCGGCGATGACCTGAGCCGGCTCAAGCCGGGCTCGCCCGAGGCCATGGCCCTGAAGGAGGTGCTCGTCGCGCAAGGGGCCTGGAGCCAGTATCTCGAAGTAGGCATCGGTCCGGACGCGGAGGTCTTCACCAAGGCTCCGACGCTCTCTTCCGTCGGGACGTTCATGGATGCGGGCCTGCATCCCAAATCCACGTGGAACAATCCCGAGCCCGAGGTGGTGATCATCGTCACCGCCGAAGGCAGGATCGTCGGAGCCACCCTGGGCAACGACGTGAACCTGCGCGATTTCGAGGGACGCTCTGCGCTGCTTCTCTCGAAGGCCAAGGACAACAACGCATCCTGCTCGGTCGGCCCGTTCATCCGGTTCTTCGACGAGACGTTCTCCCTTGACGATGTCCGCCGGACCAATGTGACGCTGACCGTTGAAGGTGAGGATGGGTTCAAGCTCGAGGGCTCGTCGTCGATCACCAAGATCAGCCGCGATCCCGAGGATCTCGTCGCGCAGACCGTCGGTCCTCACCATCAGTACCCGGACGGTTTCGCCCTCTTCCTTGGAACGATGTTCGCTCCCACGCAGGACCGCGATGATGCCGGCATGGGCTTCACGCATAAGCGCGGCGACATCGTCACCATTGCGGCTCCCAAGCTTGGAGCGCTCGTGAACCGCATGAAGCCGAGCTCCGAATGCGAGCCCTGGACCTTCGGCATCGGCGCTCTCATGTCCAACCTGGCCCAGCGGGGCCTCATCAACACCAGACAGGCAGGTTAA